The Schistocerca gregaria isolate iqSchGreg1 chromosome X, iqSchGreg1.2, whole genome shotgun sequence nucleotide sequence TGTTGAAAGGGCTCAGCACAATTTAACTTTTCTAGCGTAGTGCAGCAGGCTAAAGACATCAATTACCTGCAATTTGCCCCAGAGCTTACATTTGTCACATCCGACACAGTCCATTATTCTCGAAATGTTGCGGAAATGTTCACGAAATTCAGCTTTCAGCCTTTCAGCTTGTTTACCAGCAGAAAACATCACATACTCGTCAAAGTGTTCTGGAAACTGTCTACAAGATAAAACACACATAGTACTGAACTTAAACATgagtatgaaattaaaaacttcAAAATACAATACTTCAAAGCCATCGGTAAAATAAACATTATACAAATTTGTCTTGTTCTTACTGGACAATCTTCAGAAAATCCTTCATGGCCTCCTGTACCTCAAGATCCTCTTCCTCATTACCTGTATAATAAAGCTCATCATGGAGATACGGTGCAGCTTTATATATTGCTTTTAGTTCCAACAGATACAAAAAGTACAAGTTCTTTAGCCAATTTGGACCTTCACCATTTgtagtttctggactgaagcgaaATTTGAATTCGCTCAAGTTTGGTCCCCATTTACCTCCCGGTTCATCAATTCCAAGTGAAACTCTGTCTGCAATACTTAAACAATATTATCAGAACATTAACTTCAGATTTTGTAGTAATTCCATTAATATCTGCAAACACTTACCAGAAAGCAAATACTTTGCACACAGGTGAATATTAATGCTTGTGTGCAAACCTGATATAGCTCTGTAGAATGCCCTCTGTTCTAGACACATGCCTGAAATGTAATCATCATGATTTGACAACAGCAATTACAATGCTGTCACGAGGTAGTTCATCTGTATTTCATCTGTTTTGCTTACCGTTAAGATGTGAGGACTGTATGTATGGAGTATAGATGTCCTTTGGGCTACAGAAAAAAAGAATCCATGGTAAGAAAGTTCAAAAGGAATACACTACATGTGAAAATGAGAGAGAAAAAGGATCTCTACAGAAAAATCTGTATATACATAAGATATGAGATAGAAATATGGATCATCACTGCACTATTTCAATGACACACTTACCGAAAGCAGTTCTCCTTGTATATACTATTCCATATACGGTGGGCAGACTGTCCTTTGTATCCTGTATAACGTTCAGGATTAAGAAGAAGATCTACATAttcttcatcatcctcatcatcatacaTACAGAAATTGTCTTGTTTATTGTCATACTCTTGCCATCGTTTGAAATCTTCATATGTAGAAGCACTATAAGAGTAACAAGTTTACTGTAAAACTTTGGATCTTTTATCCCAATGTGAACATCAATCATCTAATACTGGGTGAAGAACACAGATTTCATAACAAGAATATATTTTATGCTACACAGACCCTGTAATAAGGAAAACTTTGGTTTCGAAATAAGAGCAAAATAATACTAGAAAATCTTATTTAGTACAAGATGAAAAACATAAACATCTTAATTGTACAGAGATAATAGATGAAAGCAACATTTCCAACAAATACGGACACACACTAATAAGCCTAAACACTACCACCACTGCCCACCTAGAGATTTATTGCCATATGCTGATGCTGGAGATAGGTCTTGTGGTAAGAAAAGTATATAAGTTGAGCTAAGATGAACAGAGGATCACTGTAGCATTGATAGGGGCTGAAAATAAGGAAATACACTGACATAAGTGACCTTATCAAAGTGTAGATCATTTTGCCCTGTGCCTGTGAACAAGCATATTGAAAAACGGTGAATGTGTTTGGCAGTTATGCTACTGATGTTATAATCTATAAAAAGTGGATGTAGGACGGTAAAACCACAAATAAGTATCTTGTTGTTGGATATTGATGCCTTATGACAAAATATGGTGTTCAGAGGTTTGCTCAAGTTCTGTAAAACAGGATAAGTGGACATCTGAGGCAGACCTGATGACTGAGTACAAAGCTGGTGCTGCTTAAAGTGTGCAAACACACCATTCTGGATGCACTGCTGAAGTGCGAACCTGCAGTGGGTGACCTCCACGTGTTCCCATGTCAACCCTACAACACTGTCAATTACAATTAGAGTGGACACATGATAATCAAGACTGGACCATTGATGAATGGAAATATTGTCTTGTCATATGAATCATATTTCTTGTTAAACTAGGTTGATGGTTGTGTCCATATATACCATCGTTCAGGTGGATGGCTGTTTGAAACAATGACCACACTATGGACTCAGGtcagtgggaacagtattatgctatatGGGACCATCACCTGGGTTTCCATGGGACCTATAGCAGTAATCCAAAACACAGTGATAGCTGTGGACTATGTAAACATTATCGTGAACCACCTCCATCCTTTCACGCTTGATGTTGACTCTGAGTGCAatgccatcttccagcaggataactgtccacacCACAAGGTGAGAATCATCATTatggtggtttgaggagcatgatagtgaactcatgctGGTATCTTGCCCACCCAATTCACCTGATTTGAACTCAGTGAAACACATGTAGAGCACTATCTAATGCCAGCTCCACACCCACAAGTCACCGGCCGATAATTTACAGGAATCGCACGACAGATATGGCCACAAGTCTACCATGAATTTATCAAATCTATGTCACACAGATCTGCAGCTGTTATGCATTCCAAAGATTGACTAACACACTCTTAAGTAAGTTAAGtaagtggtcatgatgttttgattGATCAGTGTACATAGTATATCACTATTACAAACTCAAATGGACTCTAAACTTCTTCAAATGGACTCATTTAACTTTTGTTCCAATGACACCAATCTTTCTCATGATGTACCACTAACACACTTATTCTCCCATAcaatcagggtgtatacgtggacaaggaaaaaaaatcatggATTTTCCCAGATTtctcggttaaaaatacattttcttccaggtgaaaatacactttttccatgtcaaATGGCAGTATACATTCCATTGGAATTGTAGaagtcatcaatcctttgaatggctaTGGTTTTATACGCTAGCATAGAACTTctcagcactttagaaaatgaaactcgggGGCAAAAAAAcaggttttggaaagatctttgatgtgcagcaacatgtatgttgcatattttcgtattacggaagtataaatgtgaattccaccaaacactgcatgttactttccgaagcattgaaatcgagattgcaacgTACTTTTGTAAGAAAGTtacagctcatgtcatgtgatctcgccagccaatgacagcggatattcagagtatAGGGTACGTGATGTGGTCAGCCAATAGGAACATCACTATTgagtagcatgaacacacaaatacagggtgtttcaaaaatgaccggtatatttgaaacggcaataaaaactaaacgagcagcgatagaaatacaccgtttgttgcaatatgcttgggacaacagtacattttcaggcggacaaactttcgaaattacagtagttacaattttcaacaacagatggcgctgcaagtgatgtgaaagatatagaagacaacgcagtcggtgggtgcgccattctgtacgtcgtctttctgatgtaagcgtgtgctgttcacaacgtgcaagtgtgctgtggacaacatggtttattccttagaacagaggatctttctggtgttggaattccacagcctagaacacagtgttgttgcaacaagaccaagttttcaacggacgtttaatgtaaccaaaggaccgaaaagcgatacaataaaggatctgtttgaaaaatttcaacggactgggaacgtgacggatgaacgtgctggaaaagtagggcgaccgcgtacggcaaccacagagggcaacgcgcagctagtgcagcaggtgatccaacagcggcctcgggtttccgatcgccgtgttgcagctgcgggccaaatgacgccaacgtccacgtatcgtctcatgcgccagagtttacacctctatccatacaaaattcaaacgcggcaacccgtcagcgccgctaccattgctgcacgagagacattcgctaacgatatagtgcacgggattgatgacagcgatatgcatgtgggcagcatttggtttactgacgaagcttatttttgcctggacggctttgtcaataaacagaactggtgcatatggggaaccgaaaagccccctgttgcagtcccatcgtccctgcatcctcaaaaagtgctggtctgggccgccatttcttccaaaggaatcattggcccatttttcagatccgaaacgattactgcatcacgatatatggacactcttcgtgaatttgtggcggtacaaactgccttagactcgtggtttatgcaagatggtgcccggccaacgtctttaattccctgaatgaatatttcgatgatcgtgtgattgctttgggctatccgaaacatagaggaggcggcgtggattcacctccctattcgccagacatgaacccgtgtgacttctttctgtggggacacttgaaagaccaggtgtaccgccagaatccagaaacaattgaacagctgaagcagtacatctcatctgcatgtgaagccattccgccagacatgttgtcaaaggtttcgggtaatttcattcagagactacgccatattattgctacgcatggtggatatgtggaaaatatcgtactatagagtttcccagaccgcagcgccatctgttgttgacaattgtaactagtgtaatttcgaaagtttgtctgcctgaaaatgtactgttgtcccacgcatattgcaacaaacggtgtatttctatcgctgctcgtttagtttgtattgccgtttcaaatataccggtaatttttgaaacaccctgtaggaaaagttaatggtttaaattaatatacatagtgttgctacgagGAAAGAAAAGCTTTCAGATGAAATATTGGTGTCTAAGATATGTGCAGACTAGCTCACCCCCCAATAATAACACTACCATACCGCAGCGAGAACAATTGTATCTTTGCCAGATTAGTTCTCTGTAGTATGCACTCTAAGCTACACGCATTGTTTATATGCTGCGAGAATAAAAATATTCATAAGTGATGGGAGTGCGAGTGATTATCGCCGTAATTGACACACCTTCTCTCCACTACCTATAGATTAATAAGCTAcacgagaagctaagctttcacatatgatGATCTTTTTTGCaactgttacactttaagatatatcacacaaatgtgccaataaattgtttaataatgacataaatgtctgatcttttgggcttgaaattcttctaacTGGCTCATCGTCAAAGAgtcgatttttaaatgagagtcaaacgctctatgatttaagaaattcattgtacattctcacacatagttcaccTTGTGTAAAagcaaatttactttgaaagtaaagcctAGTTTATACCACGACACTAGGTTGCAAGCAACTGCGCTACTGGCCACTGCGCATGCACGCGGCGCATTTGCCCAGCTCGGTCAAACTAAACACTTTCAGCGTGTTCcatctttggcgacactagttgcatgagttttgagtttGCATGTCTTCATAGGGTGtcaacaaactgaaatatgaagtgggaaaTGAAGACTAATGTTCgcattttggatatctatgctctgCATAGgggtttgtgggatttcagtgatgctgattacaaaaataagcaacattttGCTGCCCCTGGCACCAGCCATCTGTCCACTCCTGCTGACAGGCACTCGGCAAACATATATGACAGCATACGCTGCACCCAAGCTCCTTGACTGTCTGCATGATGGCATTAAGCCACCTGTGCCTCCAGGCACATGGAGCTTGTGAGTGGGTGTGAGAGCTCGAACAGCCTGTGACCCCTGAATTCTTTTTACTCTACTGTTTATAAAATATATGATCCACTATCACATGTTCAATCTCAAGAAGACATGCTAATGATCACAAAACAACATGTGAATCACACATTTATTAGCTCAAGTGCCATCAATGTGCAATACCCACAGCAAATTGAATTGCTTTCAGCATTCTGTCTTTATTTAatgctaacaattaacactaaaaagaattcacatttggttttatttctAATTACCCACAAAAACCAGAAGCTTAATGGAAACAGATTTTCTCATATTTTGGACATGCGCACAaactgataaaaaattaaaaaatgtataaTTTGTAATGACATTATCTTTTGTGTCTCCACGTCAGTTGCACAGGACTGCAGGCCACCCAATAGTAAGGTACAGAATTATCTTATAGTAATTTCGTTTGTGACATACTTAAACATTCCTGCATCATCTCATGTACTACTAATAACTCTTAGTAGATGGCAGTCCCATAActagtcttcaaaatggcatctacaaCTGAGGCATGTTGCAAGCAAAAAACAGTCACTGAACTTCATTCGGTGAAAAACCAGACCATCACAAATATTCACAGGCATTTACAGAATGGCTACAAACACAGGGCAATGGCTAAAAGTACAGTAAGTCACAGAGCTAATCATTTGTCATCATCAGaaaaaggagaagggaaaggaaatcTGATCACCTATGTGTAGACTAACCACACACAGCTATGATGCATACAATGTTGCAACATGAGGAGACACTTATTCAAGGTTATTAACGAATGACAACTGAATAACTCAGTGTTCAACTTGGCACCTCTGTTGGTAGTGCCAACATATTTGTCCACCAGTTAGTGTATTCAAATGTTTGTGCATGTTGGGTTCCCCTAAGACTAGCTGAAGAGCATAAAGAGGAAAGATGGGACATCTGTGCCAAACAGCTTGCTTGTTATGaagctgatggtgacaattttcaTGTTGAACACTGCCACAAGTGATGAAACGTGGATCCCTACTTTGAGCTAGAAACAAAACAGCAGTTTGTTGAGTGATGGTACCCATCACCttcgatgtagtagtagtagtagtattagtagtacaaAACAGTGCCCTCAGCTGGTAAAATCATGGCTACACTCTTACGGGATGATTAAAATGTTATTCTGTTCAGTGTACTCCCTCATAGGAAAACCATCAACAAAGACGTCTATTGTAAAACTCTTAGGAAATTGTAGAAACAATGACAGCATGTTTGTGGCCACAAAACTGCAAATGCCTAAAgtactttcttcagtttcctgaggatatTACAATTcaattcagagttgatcattgcaccattgGAGAGTACATCAAACAGAAGGACctcttcacagtcccagaagactgcCACCATGACTATCACTTTTCCTTTGGAGGAGACGTGGTGTGGTGCCATTCCATGGATAGCCGTTTCATTTCCGGTTCAAAGTGATTAATCCATGTTTTATCACCTGAGATGATGTTCGACAAACAtttgtcacaatcagcctcataAGGTGCAAACAATTTCGCACAAATGGTCCTTCATTAATCTTTATGGTCTTCTGATAAGCGTGAGGAACCCAGCACGCACACACCTTCGGGAACCCCAACTGCTGGATGAGTGTgtcgcaccaccaacagagacatccagttgtgcattGAGGTGTTCGATAATGACCCTTCAATCACCTTCAATGAGTGTGTCTGCGCGTTCCAACAACagaggagtcacagctgtgggcAGCCAGTCAGCATGCGGGACATCAGATAGGTTTGTGCAACCTTGTTATGATGATGACAAGTGACACGTCACCCAAGGCCTCACcacacttttgttcactgccaggtctccataaacattctgcaagcacctacgaatatctctgatgctctggttttctgccaatagAACTCTACTTAaaatgcacctctgttacagacaccaGTTTGAATGCTACATATAGCATTGCCACCTATTGGAACTACATGGAATaacaggggctgaagtgggaatattccatgacatcccacaacaaattctgcatttttttttttcaactgaaattggctggaaaaataagtgttgcattacttattgaacgcacctcATATATAAAAGTGTAAAAGATAGAAAGAGAATAAATATGTGGGGGAGTATGTGATAATGCAGATTTAATTTATGTACTTTTTCAGGTGTATGAACATTTATATTTACTAGTAACGTATCAACactattttatttcatgtaacCTATACACTGATGAGCATGAGAGTGCTGGCTTTGGTCAATAGCAAACATAAGATCTTACCCTGAATAAAATAGCGcaattttctccccccccccccccccccccctccaccatcacCACAAAAAAAGGTCAAGAACTATGAAGCTGTACAAATTACTGATGTATCTGTTATGAAACAAGTGTCTTAGATTGGCAATTTTATAAAGTCAGGTCCGACCTGGATTTTGGATTTTCATGTGAAACATTCCCTCTCATACAGCCTTTATATCCGAGGCAAACttgtttgttcagatgcagactctttacagcaatccAACACTTATCTCACATCTGGCTTTGCCCTACATAATTatccccaccagcctagttcaaaagcagatttccaagCAATTATATCTCATTCTGATATCTCATTCTGCTGAATGCTCTAAGGAAACAACTTAGGAATACATCTCTGTCACTCAGGACTATCCTGGTCTTGAGTGTATAAATCGACTACTTCAACagggctatgacttcctaaaatcttgcCTTGAAACACTGTTCTGTCTGATATTTTGCAAACCCAACAGAAAATAGctttccacccctccccccacgCCTCCCACCACCAATCTTTGAAATATCCTGGTCAGATCCTATGTTGCTCCAGTGCCAATTCCCCTACTCAATGGCTCCTAGCCCTGTGACTAAccccactgtaagacttgcccATGCACCTTCCTATCCTATGTACACAAGCCCTGTAACTGGCAGTACATTTTCTATCAAGGGGAGATCTGCCCGTGAAACAACATGTtgtgtaccagctgttatgtaaacactgttcggccttttgcATTGTTATGACAAGTTATCACAGAGAGTGTAGGCTAGTAATATACAATACCCTGTTGCAGAGCACACTGTACAACGTGACCATCTGGATACTCCCTCTGATGACAACAGTTCCTCAGAATTCCTTACAATATGTGGTTGGTTctcaac carries:
- the LOC126298036 gene encoding ero1-like protein, translated to MNRCILVFAIFVHATGIHGDDSVLHNQCFCQLKGRIDDCNCTVDTVDHFNNVKIYPVLQSLLIKDYFRFYKVNLKKTCPFWADDSKCAMRYCHVQPCLDEHIPPGLKGHLANQKPNTAHAAYKYLENTQSDCDDELSYINTTISASTYEDFKRWQEYDNKQDNFCMYDDEDDEEYVDLLLNPERYTGYKGQSAHRIWNSIYKENCFRPKDIYTPYIQSSHLNGMCLEQRAFYRAISGLHTSINIHLCAKYLLSDRVSLGIDEPGGKWGPNLSEFKFRFSPETTNGEGPNWLKNLYFLYLLELKAIYKAAPYLHDELYYTGNEEEDLEVQEAMKDFLKIVQQFPEHFDEYVMFSAGKQAERLKAEFREHFRNISRIMDCVGCDKCKLWGKLQIKGLGTALKILFSGKFDKRNTPYGAKYYNNVRFQLERGEIVSLINAFGRLSTSIYELGHFRSMMSRHAGKDFA